A single genomic interval of Bacteroidota bacterium harbors:
- a CDS encoding PDDEXK nuclease domain-containing protein: MELQKTEYQDLLSELISLVEDTKHDVVSYANSSLTILFWQVGNRILGHTLEYKRADYGKEIIVTLSRTLVEKFGKNYEEKNLRRMIQFAGEFPVFEKVVTLSRQLSWSHFLVLLPVKETNVRNFYGLKAAESAWSVRELRSQIEKKAFERTENANIQIYNSSVLTKDVFKDPYLLDFLEIKDSYLEDDLEAAILKELELFILELGSGFTFVERQKRIIIDGDDYYLDLLFYHRKLKRLVAIELKIDKFKAKYKGQMELYLKWLAKYEKQEGEEMPIGLILCAETSKEQVELLEMHKDGIMVAEYWTDLPPKEVLESKLHKSLVEARERLERKKLRE, translated from the coding sequence ATGGAACTACAGAAAACGGAATATCAGGATTTATTGTCCGAATTGATTTCTCTTGTTGAAGACACAAAGCATGATGTGGTTTCGTATGCCAATAGCTCGTTAACAATATTATTCTGGCAGGTTGGCAACCGGATTTTGGGACATACTTTGGAGTATAAACGTGCAGATTATGGCAAAGAGATTATCGTTACACTGTCACGAACATTGGTTGAAAAGTTTGGGAAAAATTACGAAGAAAAAAACCTGAGGAGAATGATTCAGTTTGCCGGCGAGTTTCCCGTTTTTGAAAAAGTCGTTACACTGTCACGACAATTGTCATGGTCTCATTTTCTGGTACTTTTACCTGTAAAAGAAACAAACGTCCGCAATTTTTATGGTTTGAAAGCAGCAGAATCGGCTTGGAGTGTAAGAGAATTAAGGTCGCAAATTGAGAAAAAGGCATTTGAACGTACCGAAAATGCAAATATACAGATTTATAATAGTTCAGTTTTGACAAAGGATGTTTTCAAAGACCCGTATCTGCTTGATTTTCTTGAAATAAAAGACAGTTATCTGGAAGACGATCTGGAAGCGGCTATTTTAAAAGAATTAGAGCTTTTTATTCTGGAATTGGGAAGCGGATTCACCTTTGTCGAACGGCAAAAGCGGATAATTATTGATGGCGATGATTATTACCTCGATTTGCTTTTTTATCACCGTAAATTGAAAAGATTAGTGGCTATAGAGTTGAAAATAGACAAGTTTAAGGCAAAATATAAAGGGCAGATGGAACTGTACCTTAAATGGTTGGCCAAATATGAAAAACAAGAGGGGGAAGAAATGCCCATTGGTTTAATTTTATGTGCGGAAACAAGTAAAGAGCAGGTAGAACTGCTAGAAATGCACAAAGATGGGATTATGGTAGCAGAATACTGGACAGACCTGCCTCCTAAAGAAGTATTGGAATCAAAATTACACAAATCGTTGGTTGAAGCACGTGAACGGTTGGAACGAAAAAAACTGAGGGAATAA
- a CDS encoding restriction endonuclease subunit M produces the protein MSNEVDILENDIREQYPEVLEILLRDHTTQKNIFWATDNYQDLGKGYEYTSPILPELITGEHGNVIMPRIKKDKDLQQTRVRDMAEVFTPSWICNAQNNLIDNAWFECKNVFNTEITNPDGSQTWQINPQKIIFPEGKTWKHYVRDTRLEMTCGEAPYITSRYDTTTGEHIPVENRIGLLDRKLRVVSENVETSEEWLEAAQTAYKNIYAFEWQGDNLLIAREAMLYTFIDNYAQKFGKLPLLKSIQYIAYIISWNVWQMDGMKGVVPDSCRDKTVSTKNLFGETEIKVTPCSGCQKDNIRKHNGIYCLIKDWNNKDPETGKKGRKIRFIDLIKNKYK, from the coding sequence ATGTCCAACGAAGTTGACATATTAGAAAACGATATACGAGAACAGTACCCTGAAGTATTAGAGATTCTTTTGCGCGACCATACTACCCAGAAGAATATCTTTTGGGCAACCGATAATTATCAAGACCTGGGCAAAGGTTACGAATATACTTCACCAATTTTGCCCGAACTTATTACAGGTGAACATGGTAATGTTATAATGCCGCGTATAAAGAAGGATAAAGATCTACAACAAACCCGAGTACGCGATATGGCTGAGGTTTTTACACCTTCGTGGATTTGTAACGCTCAAAACAATTTGATTGATAATGCCTGGTTTGAGTGCAAAAATGTGTTCAATACAGAAATCACAAACCCCGATGGTTCGCAAACGTGGCAAATTAATCCCCAAAAAATAATTTTTCCGGAAGGCAAAACCTGGAAACACTATGTGCGCGACACTCGTCTTGAAATGACCTGTGGCGAAGCTCCTTACATAACCAGCCGCTACGATACAACTACAGGCGAACATATTCCCGTTGAAAACCGCATTGGATTACTCGACAGGAAATTGCGCGTGGTTAGCGAAAATGTTGAAACCTCCGAAGAATGGCTTGAAGCTGCACAGACAGCCTATAAAAACATTTACGCTTTCGAGTGGCAGGGCGACAACCTGCTGATTGCCCGCGAAGCCATGCTCTATACCTTTATCGACAACTACGCCCAAAAATTTGGAAAACTCCCGCTATTGAAATCTATCCAATACATTGCCTATATTATTTCCTGGAACGTTTGGCAAATGGATGGAATGAAAGGCGTAGTACCTGATAGTTGCAGAGACAAAACAGTATCAACTAAAAATTTATTTGGTGAAACAGAAATAAAAGTTACTCCTTGCAGTGGATGCCAAAAGGACAATATACGCAAACATAACGGAATATATTGTCTCATTAAGGACTGGAACAACAAAGACCCCGAGACGGGCAAAAAGGGACGCAAAATTAGATTTATCGACCTTATTAAAAATAAATATAAATGA